ACTTTGATTCAATGAACATGTTCACCAAAAACTACCAGCAACTCGTAAGCCCTTCTGTggtcaaaaacaggaagttgaCATGTTCCACAAGTGGGTTGGCCACCGGAATTAacagcacccccgcccccagccaAGCCCCCGAAATATGTCTTCACAGCGGATGTCaagaaaaaacagagaagagACTGCTCTGATCGGACTGCTACACCATTCACTACTTTGGGACCTCAGGTTGCTTGCCAGGTAAACTCCAGCACTTCCTTTCCTTCTGTTAACCAAGGTTTCCTAATTGCACTTCCATTACGCCTGTCTTCTTCTATGCTACAGCCATTTGAATAGGTGACAGTAGACCATAAGctataaaaagtgaaatgacaAACGTTTAAGACTTAAAAACTGTAAGACTCCATAATTGTGAAATCGATTGAACTGTGTATAATAAATTTACTTGAAGcgatttaaataataatcatattcaAACCAGAACTTGAAGAGAAATTATGAATGACTGGAAATGTACACTTGGTTTTGATCGAGAAATAGCTGGCTGTTACAAATTGACTTGTGCTTCCTGTTAAGGAGATATGGCAAGGGCATTTCAAGTTATTGTTTAAATGTTCAGGCTGGATCCATAGgattaagaaaagaaatgatTCCATGAACAACATGCATACAATTTTTCATAGattctttaaaacacaaacgTCTCTCACCTGCtaagggactacagatgaaaatgagctCTTGAGCTAACTCTGGCACTATACCATTTGATGCAACTGCGgacattttgattatttatttaaaagggacAACACACAGtaaagataaacacacacagaatatgcTAAAAATAATGCCATCACTTGTATATAATACTATTCGTCAATCGATGTAAAACCTTTATAACTCAGCTTATGAaagtaaatgttaaaaaagtaAGATTTGTTTTCTGCCTTTCAGCTCATCTGGTTGCTGAGCAATGGAAGGGAACAATACCGAAAACAACACAATGCAAAACAACCCTCTCAGCATAGGTTTCCGTGCCTCCCTGCTGGTTATCTACACCGTGACACTGTTTGGTGGGACCCTGGGGATCGTCTTCATGGTCAGATTCCTGAGGCGGAGCAAGAACAAGCTCTccatcaccaccacctccaTCATCAACCTGGTGATGTCCCACGGCCTCTTCCTGCTGACCGTGCCCTTCCGCATCGACTACTACGCCGCCAACACCTGGCGCTACACTTTCAAGTTCTGCAAGCTGGTGAGCATCGCCATCCACACCCACCTCTACATCTCCTTCTTCTTCTACGTGGCCATCCTGGCGGTGCGCCTCCTGCCCTGCCTGCCCACGCGAGACTTCTACCGCCCCCTGACGGCTTTCGTCGCCAGTGCGGCGGTCTGGATCGTCTTCACGATCACCATTTTCCCGCCTCTCTGGCTGCACTATGGAAAACAGGGGAACTACAGCAAATCACAGTGCTTCCAGTTCCATGTCGAGATCAATGGTGAACGAGTGAAGTGGCTCAACATCAGCATAGCCACCATGGTGATACTGATCTCTGCGGTCATCATCACAATACAAATGCTGTTTCTGGCCAGGGTGGTCCGGTCCAACCCGGGAAATCTGTTCTCGCAGCAGGAATTCCGGGCCCAGCTGAAAAATCTGACCTTCCTCACCTTCTTGGTTGTGTGCTTCCTGCCGTACCATGCCTTCAGAATCTACTATGTGCTACACGTCGATGGCAAGAACTCCGGGCACAATGAGATCTACCTGTCCCTAACAACGTTGTGCTGTCTGGACCTACTCACTTTCTTGGCCATTTAAGGGGGAATGGATGTGATGTCTTTGACACACCTGTCCCTTTGCAAATGGACAGCACCATTTTTACTCCACAAGGAAAGAGGAACTGAGTCATTATTGAATATGGTCACGTAAACTCAAAACGGCACACTTGCAATGCTTGTGTAAGGAATGAAGCCATGGGTCTGGACAGATGTTAAAGCTTGAAAGGCATTAACCAATTAGAAAGCACATCCTAACAGTCcaaaaggaataaaaacatttcttaaaaaagGGCTACTGCAGGTGGTGTAGCGCATAGTTGTCGCGAACACCCGCCAACATTGTGGCCCGCAGGTCTTGGAGTTGTGTAGCCCCGTCTTAAAGTATACATATGTGCAGCTTAAATAGCATTTGTGGCATACTATTGCATATTCTTCCAGTTCAGCCTGTTGTGCTCATTCAGTCTAATCATGGCACTGATCCACACACTTACCTTTTGTGAACCTGGTGTGAATATGACCTTGTTCATAGATGGGGCAGAAATCAATATGCAATACAAATAATTGCAATGACAATGTTGGATGAACAAAATCCAAGCTGCTTAACAACTTTTCATTACTTCTTATGAGTTTCAGGACTA
This is a stretch of genomic DNA from Anguilla rostrata isolate EN2019 chromosome 4, ASM1855537v3, whole genome shotgun sequence. It encodes these proteins:
- the LOC135252565 gene encoding probable G-protein coupled receptor 141 encodes the protein MEGNNTENNTMQNNPLSIGFRASLLVIYTVTLFGGTLGIVFMVRFLRRSKNKLSITTTSIINLVMSHGLFLLTVPFRIDYYAANTWRYTFKFCKLVSIAIHTHLYISFFFYVAILAVRLLPCLPTRDFYRPLTAFVASAAVWIVFTITIFPPLWLHYGKQGNYSKSQCFQFHVEINGERVKWLNISIATMVILISAVIITIQMLFLARVVRSNPGNLFSQQEFRAQLKNLTFLTFLVVCFLPYHAFRIYYVLHVDGKNSGHNEIYLSLTTLCCLDLLTFLAI